From the genome of Candidatus Zixiibacteriota bacterium:
TAGTTTGTCTATTAACCCGTCTTTTGCGAGCGGCGAGAAGGGCCGAATTGCGCTGGTACGCCAATTGCTTGACCCTGTGGCATAATGGCGGATAAACAGTACGCTTCGTGCTCCCGGTGATGAGAATTTTGAGTCGGGAGAGATGGTTCAATTCAGCCGGCTTTAATCAACTTAAGGCTTTTTTGGCTTTCACCAGTAATGGCAGGGGAGGATTTTGTGTCCCAATCGGATGAAAAGCGTACGGGGAAACCCTCTGAGAAATCAGGCGAGCGGAAAATGGCGGCCGCATATTCCGGTCTCTGTCTGACCTGCAATAAGGCTGTTACCTGTGTTCAGCGCGAGTCCAAGGCGCCGGTTCTTTACTGTGAGATGTTTGTCGGGACAGTCCATTCCTCAGCCGGAATGTCTGGACTCGACCTTGATAAGGAAATCACCATTGCGGCCGATGCCGAGAAACCGGAAGAAACTTCGATTAAGTACACCGGTTTATGTGTGAATTGTGAAAAGCGGACCGGTTGCACCCGAATTGAAGCCAATGGCGGCGTCTGGCATTGTGAGGAATATCGCTCGGAATAATTGGAAACTCGCATCATTCCTGCAATGGTGTTGAAATATTAGAGTATAATAGTGATATTGGATTTACATCGCTGAAGGACTTATAAGGAGGAAATTGCGATGACTGAAGTCACAGAGGCTCTCGGTCTGTGCGCGACCTGTAATTTCGCCTCATCATGCGTTTACAGGCAAGGTCGCGAGGGGCCGATCGAGTACTGCGAAATGTTCGCGGAAATTATCGAAGAACATGGCGATTCCCCCGGCGGACTCATAGCCATACTGGAGGAGATTCAGTCCAAATATGGATACCTTACTCCCGAGGCTCTGAAGATGGTTGCCGAGAAAACCAAACGCGCTCTGGTTGATGTTTATGCCGTGGCCACTTTCTACCGGGCCTTTACCCTCAAACCGCGCGGAAAACACCTTGTCTCGTGCTGTCTGGGAACCGCCTGCCATGTCCGCGGCGGCCCGGCCATCGCTGAAGAAATCCAGAAGCAACTGGGCATCCAATCGGGCGAGACGACGTCGGATAAGGAATTTACGCTGGAAACTGTCAATTGTCTGGGAGCCTGCGCCCTGGGACCTATTGTTGTGGTGGATGGGCATTATTTCTCCAAGGTAAAGACGACCATGGTAAAAGATATTCTGCAGAAAGCCCGAGCCGGGCTCGATACCGTGGAAATCCATACCGACCAGAGAATCTTCCCGGTCGAGGTCTGCTGCCCTCGATGCTATCACACTCTGATGGATTCGCGCCATCTGGTTGATGGTCTCCCCGCGATAACGATCAATATGGCTCTGGATGGAGAATACGGCTGGCTTCGCCTGTCTTCTTTATATGGCAGTTTCAATATTGAGGCCGAATTCAATGTCCCCCCGAATAAACTGGTCAACTTTTTCTGTCCCCATTGTCATGCCGAACTCCTGGGCGCCTCAAATTGCCCCGAGTGTCGAGCCAAGATGGTACCGATGATTGTCCGCGGTGGCGGCATCGTCCAGATCTGCTCGCGGCGCGGATGCAAGGGCCACATGCTTGACCTGGCCGGAACTATTACTTACTGACGGAAGGCGGTATAGGAATGAGAGGAGATCATTAGATGAAAAAACTATCAACCATTGATGAATTTGTTGATTTTCGCCGCCGCATCCTGAGCGAGAAGGAGATTCAATTCGATAAGCCGACCCTGGTCGTTTGCGCCGGGACCGGCGGTCAGGCCAGCGGCGCCAACGATATCATCAGAGTCATCAAACGATATATTCTCGACCATGGGCTGGTCGAAAAAATCGGATTCCGTGTCACCGGATGTCAGGGTTTCTGTGAGATGGACCCCTTCATCCTGGTGCAACCGGGGCGGCATCTCTATCCCAAATTGAAGATGGAAGATGTCCCTAAGGTTATTAAATCTGCTCTTGAGGGCTACGTGGATGAAGACCTTATTTATAAAGACCCTCGGGAGCTCAAGAGCTATCATTATCAGAACGATATCCCTTTCTTTAAGAAGCAAACCCGCACTCTTCTCGGTAACAACGAGAAACTGGATCCGATTCGAATCCTCAATTATATTGAATTGGGTGGGTATGGCGCGCTGGAGAAGGTTCTTGCCAAAATCGATCCGGAATGGATTATCAGCGAAGTGAAAAAATCCGGTTTGCGCGGACGCGGCGGCGCCGGATTCCTGGCCGGGTTAAAATGGCAACTGGCCCGTGCCGCCGGAAAACCCGGCG
Proteins encoded in this window:
- a CDS encoding NAD(P)H-dependent oxidoreductase subunit E; the protein is MTEVTEALGLCATCNFASSCVYRQGREGPIEYCEMFAEIIEEHGDSPGGLIAILEEIQSKYGYLTPEALKMVAEKTKRALVDVYAVATFYRAFTLKPRGKHLVSCCLGTACHVRGGPAIAEEIQKQLGIQSGETTSDKEFTLETVNCLGACALGPIVVVDGHYFSKVKTTMVKDILQKARAGLDTVEIHTDQRIFPVEVCCPRCYHTLMDSRHLVDGLPAITINMALDGEYGWLRLSSLYGSFNIEAEFNVPPNKLVNFFCPHCHAELLGASNCPECRAKMVPMIVRGGGIVQICSRRGCKGHMLDLAGTITY